The following are encoded together in the Oreochromis niloticus isolate F11D_XX linkage group LG12, O_niloticus_UMD_NMBU, whole genome shotgun sequence genome:
- the gtf2h2 gene encoding general transcription factor IIH subunit 2 isoform X2: protein MDEEPERAKRWEGGYERTWEVLKEDESGSLKATVEEILYQSKRKRVIESHGQVRLGMMRHLYVVIDCSRSMEDQDLKPNRLTSTLKLMEAFVDEYFDQNPISQVGIITTKNKRAEKLTDLAGNPKKHITALMKAVDTVCVGEPSLYNSLNLAIQTLKHMPGHTSREILIILSSLTTCDPANIYELIKTLKSLKVRVSVIGLSAEVRVCTVLTRETGGSYHVILDESHFKELLMLHIKPPPASSSSECSLIRMGFPQHTIASVTDQDAKPSFSMSHLDSSSGPGLSLGGYFCPQCHATYTELPVECKVCGLTLVSAPHLARSFHHLFPLQAFIESPVENLQGDRFCQACQAELKDKSVFSCPSCHSVFCVECDLFIHESLHCCPCCIYRQTAP from the exons ATGGATGAAGAACCAGAGAGAGCCAAGCGCTGGGAAGGGGGCTATGAGAGGACATG GGAAGTGCTCAAGGAGGACGAGTCAGGCTCACTCAAAGCCACAGTGGAAGAGATACTGTACCAGTCCAAACGGaaaag GGTGATAGAGAGCCATGGGCAAGTGAGGCTTGGAATG ATGCGTCATCTGTATGTGGTGATTGACTGTTCACGCAGTATGGAAGACCAGGACTTAAAACCAAATCGCCTCACCTCTACTCTCAAG CTCATGGAAGCATTTGTTGATGAATATTTTGACCAAAATCCCATCAGCCAG gtTGGTATTATCACCACAAAGAACAAAAGGGCTGAGAAGCTGACTGATCTGGCAG GAAATCCAAAGAAGCACATCACTGCTCTGATGAAAGCTGTGGACACTGTTTGTGTAGGAGAGCCGTCCCTCTACAATTCCCTCAACCTGGCCATACAAACCCTCAA GCACATGCCTGGACATACGAGCCGGGAGATCCTGATCATCCTCAGTAGTCTCACCACATGTGACCCAGCCAACATCTATGAGCTTATCAAG ACGCTGAAGTCTCTGAAGGTGCGGGTGTCTGTCATCGGTCTGTCAGCAGAGGTCCGGGTGTGTACAGTGCTGACGAGAGAGACAGGCGGCTCGTACCACGTGATCCTGGATGAGAGCCACTTTAAAGAGCTGCTGATGCTTCACATCAAACCTCCTCCTGCCAGCTCCTCCTCTGAATGCTCTTTAATCCGCATGG GTTTTCCTCAGCATACTATTGCCTCTGTGACTGACCAGGATGCCAAGCCTTCGTTCAGCATGTC TCATCTGGACAGCAGCAGTGGTCCAGGTCTGTCTCTGGGAGGATATTTCTGTCCGCAGTGCCACGCCACTTACACTGAGCTTCCTGTGGAGTGTAAAGTGTGTG GTTTGACTCTGGTGTCGGCCCCCCATCTCGCCAGATCCTTTCACCACCTCTTCCCCCTCCAAGCTTTTATAGAGAGTCCAGTGGAGAACCTCCAAGGAGACAG GTTCTGTCAGGCATGTCAAGCAGAGCTGAAGGATAAAAGT GTGTTCAGCTGTCCATCGTGTCACAGTGTGTTCTGTGTGGAGTGTGATCTCTTCATCCACGAGTCTCTGCACTGCTGTCCCTGCTGTATTTACCGCCAGACTGCTCCCTGA
- the gtf2h2 gene encoding general transcription factor IIH subunit 2 isoform X3: MRHLYVVIDCSRSMEDQDLKPNRLTSTLKLMEAFVDEYFDQNPISQVGIITTKNKRAEKLTDLAVQMYCVCVCLCCFTASPGNPKKHITALMKAVDTVCVGEPSLYNSLNLAIQTLKHMPGHTSREILIILSSLTTCDPANIYELIKTLKSLKVRVSVIGLSAEVRVCTVLTRETGGSYHVILDESHFKELLMLHIKPPPASSSSECSLIRMGFPQHTIASVTDQDAKPSFSMSHLDSSSGPGLSLGGYFCPQCHATYTELPVECKVCGLTLVSAPHLARSFHHLFPLQAFIESPVENLQGDRFCQACQAELKDKSVFSCPSCHSVFCVECDLFIHESLHCCPCCIYRQTAP; this comes from the exons ATGCGTCATCTGTATGTGGTGATTGACTGTTCACGCAGTATGGAAGACCAGGACTTAAAACCAAATCGCCTCACCTCTACTCTCAAG CTCATGGAAGCATTTGTTGATGAATATTTTGACCAAAATCCCATCAGCCAG gtTGGTATTATCACCACAAAGAACAAAAGGGCTGAGAAGCTGACTGATCTGGCAG TGCAaatgtactgtgtgtgtgtgtgtctgtgttgtttcaCGGCATCACCAGGAAATCCAAAGAAGCACATCACTGCTCTGATGAAAGCTGTGGACACTGTTTGTGTAGGAGAGCCGTCCCTCTACAATTCCCTCAACCTGGCCATACAAACCCTCAA GCACATGCCTGGACATACGAGCCGGGAGATCCTGATCATCCTCAGTAGTCTCACCACATGTGACCCAGCCAACATCTATGAGCTTATCAAG ACGCTGAAGTCTCTGAAGGTGCGGGTGTCTGTCATCGGTCTGTCAGCAGAGGTCCGGGTGTGTACAGTGCTGACGAGAGAGACAGGCGGCTCGTACCACGTGATCCTGGATGAGAGCCACTTTAAAGAGCTGCTGATGCTTCACATCAAACCTCCTCCTGCCAGCTCCTCCTCTGAATGCTCTTTAATCCGCATGG GTTTTCCTCAGCATACTATTGCCTCTGTGACTGACCAGGATGCCAAGCCTTCGTTCAGCATGTC TCATCTGGACAGCAGCAGTGGTCCAGGTCTGTCTCTGGGAGGATATTTCTGTCCGCAGTGCCACGCCACTTACACTGAGCTTCCTGTGGAGTGTAAAGTGTGTG GTTTGACTCTGGTGTCGGCCCCCCATCTCGCCAGATCCTTTCACCACCTCTTCCCCCTCCAAGCTTTTATAGAGAGTCCAGTGGAGAACCTCCAAGGAGACAG GTTCTGTCAGGCATGTCAAGCAGAGCTGAAGGATAAAAGT GTGTTCAGCTGTCCATCGTGTCACAGTGTGTTCTGTGTGGAGTGTGATCTCTTCATCCACGAGTCTCTGCACTGCTGTCCCTGCTGTATTTACCGCCAGACTGCTCCCTGA
- the gtf2h2 gene encoding general transcription factor IIH subunit 2 isoform X1 yields the protein MDEEPERAKRWEGGYERTWEVLKEDESGSLKATVEEILYQSKRKRVIESHGQVRLGMMRHLYVVIDCSRSMEDQDLKPNRLTSTLKLMEAFVDEYFDQNPISQVGIITTKNKRAEKLTDLAVQMYCVCVCLCCFTASPGNPKKHITALMKAVDTVCVGEPSLYNSLNLAIQTLKHMPGHTSREILIILSSLTTCDPANIYELIKTLKSLKVRVSVIGLSAEVRVCTVLTRETGGSYHVILDESHFKELLMLHIKPPPASSSSECSLIRMGFPQHTIASVTDQDAKPSFSMSHLDSSSGPGLSLGGYFCPQCHATYTELPVECKVCGLTLVSAPHLARSFHHLFPLQAFIESPVENLQGDRFCQACQAELKDKSVFSCPSCHSVFCVECDLFIHESLHCCPCCIYRQTAP from the exons ATGGATGAAGAACCAGAGAGAGCCAAGCGCTGGGAAGGGGGCTATGAGAGGACATG GGAAGTGCTCAAGGAGGACGAGTCAGGCTCACTCAAAGCCACAGTGGAAGAGATACTGTACCAGTCCAAACGGaaaag GGTGATAGAGAGCCATGGGCAAGTGAGGCTTGGAATG ATGCGTCATCTGTATGTGGTGATTGACTGTTCACGCAGTATGGAAGACCAGGACTTAAAACCAAATCGCCTCACCTCTACTCTCAAG CTCATGGAAGCATTTGTTGATGAATATTTTGACCAAAATCCCATCAGCCAG gtTGGTATTATCACCACAAAGAACAAAAGGGCTGAGAAGCTGACTGATCTGGCAG TGCAaatgtactgtgtgtgtgtgtgtctgtgttgtttcaCGGCATCACCAGGAAATCCAAAGAAGCACATCACTGCTCTGATGAAAGCTGTGGACACTGTTTGTGTAGGAGAGCCGTCCCTCTACAATTCCCTCAACCTGGCCATACAAACCCTCAA GCACATGCCTGGACATACGAGCCGGGAGATCCTGATCATCCTCAGTAGTCTCACCACATGTGACCCAGCCAACATCTATGAGCTTATCAAG ACGCTGAAGTCTCTGAAGGTGCGGGTGTCTGTCATCGGTCTGTCAGCAGAGGTCCGGGTGTGTACAGTGCTGACGAGAGAGACAGGCGGCTCGTACCACGTGATCCTGGATGAGAGCCACTTTAAAGAGCTGCTGATGCTTCACATCAAACCTCCTCCTGCCAGCTCCTCCTCTGAATGCTCTTTAATCCGCATGG GTTTTCCTCAGCATACTATTGCCTCTGTGACTGACCAGGATGCCAAGCCTTCGTTCAGCATGTC TCATCTGGACAGCAGCAGTGGTCCAGGTCTGTCTCTGGGAGGATATTTCTGTCCGCAGTGCCACGCCACTTACACTGAGCTTCCTGTGGAGTGTAAAGTGTGTG GTTTGACTCTGGTGTCGGCCCCCCATCTCGCCAGATCCTTTCACCACCTCTTCCCCCTCCAAGCTTTTATAGAGAGTCCAGTGGAGAACCTCCAAGGAGACAG GTTCTGTCAGGCATGTCAAGCAGAGCTGAAGGATAAAAGT GTGTTCAGCTGTCCATCGTGTCACAGTGTGTTCTGTGTGGAGTGTGATCTCTTCATCCACGAGTCTCTGCACTGCTGTCCCTGCTGTATTTACCGCCAGACTGCTCCCTGA
- the dhfr gene encoding dihydrofolate reductase, translated as MPRVLNAIVAVCPDRGIGNKGNLPWHPIRLSKEFAHFRKMTATPSVKGKQNVVIMGKKTWYSIPEKNRPLSNRINIVLSRECKVPPAGAHYLASDFSSALRLIDTELADQADQVWVIGGSSLYKEMMGSTGMRRLFVTQILKQFECDTFLPEISLDKYRLLPEFPDVPQELQEENGIQYRFKVYESIQE; from the exons ATGCCCCGTGTGCTGAACGCTATTGTGGCCGTGTGCCCAGACCGGGGCATCGGCAACAAGGGAAACCTGCCATGGCACCCTATTAGGCTCAG TAAGGAATTTGCGCATTTCCGAAAGATGACAGCAACTCCGTCAGTGAAAG GCAAGCAGAATGTGGTGATCATGGGCAAGAAGACGTGGTACTCTATCCCAGAGAAGAACCGACCTCTGAGCAACAGAATCAACATTGTCCTCAGCAGGGAGTGCAA AGTGCCCCCTGCAGGAGCACACTACTTGGCGTCAGACTTCAGCTCAGCTCTCAGGCTAATCGACACAGAACTGGCTGATCAGGCCGATCAGGTCTGGGTTATAGGAGGCAGTTCTCTCTACAAG GAGATGATGGGGAGCACTGGAATGAGAAGACTGTTTGTCACTCAAATTCTGAAGCAGTTTGAGTGTGACACATTCTTACCTGAGATCAGTCTGGACAAATATCGTCTACTGCCAGA GTTTCCAGATGTACCACAAGAGTTGCAGGAGGAGAATGGGATTCAGTACCGATTTAAAGTCTATGAGAGCATCCAGGAATGA